Proteins from one Mycobacterium sp. HUMS_12744610 genomic window:
- a CDS encoding PPE family protein has product MTSPHFAWLPPEINSALLFAGPGAAPLLAAATAWEGLAEDLASSASSFLTVTADLASASWQGASATAMLSVATQYSGWLSAAAAQAEAAASQATAIAAAFEAALAATIQPAVVTANRMLVQALANTNWFGLNAPAIMDTEAAYEQMWAADVAAMFNYHADASAAAGQLAPWQQVLQKLGFKFSNGQLTSILPGSSGQGSNLGFGNSGAQNVGAGNSGNNNLGWGNLGNGNIGFGNSGNNDFGIGLTGNNQFGFGGFNSGTGNIGLFNSGNNNIGFFNSGNGNFGIGNAGSFNTGFANSGSMNMGLFNNGAANTGFFQDNSLGAQSGAGAGMLGSGRYITGGLGAANLGSGLLSSAAANTGGLSASLGNAALLNPPAANAAFAAPVGQPAAIAGGVESLGPNAAAVTAAGGPTPTVGVRTAAAALTGVFTPTTGDSGVRSNPPVREPGIPNSGFFGKADRTPTGPNTGIRELTLLPTPSE; this is encoded by the coding sequence GTGACGAGCCCGCATTTTGCGTGGTTGCCGCCTGAGATCAACTCGGCATTACTGTTCGCCGGTCCGGGAGCGGCGCCGCTGCTTGCTGCGGCGACCGCGTGGGAAGGGCTCGCCGAGGATCTGGCGTCGTCAGCATCGTCGTTCCTGACCGTGACGGCGGACCTGGCCAGCGCGTCATGGCAGGGCGCTTCGGCGACGGCGATGCTGTCCGTCGCCACGCAGTACTCGGGGTGGCTGAGCGCGGCGGCGGCCCAGGCCGAGGCCGCAGCAAGCCAGGCGACGGCCATCGCGGCCGCGTTCGAGGCGGCGTTGGCGGCCACGATCCAGCCGGCGGTGGTCACGGCGAACCGGATGCTGGTGCAGGCGCTGGCAAACACGAATTGGTTCGGGCTCAACGCGCCGGCGATCATGGACACCGAGGCCGCGTACGAGCAGATGTGGGCGGCCGACGTCGCTGCCATGTTCAACTACCACGCCGACGCGTCCGCGGCCGCCGGTCAACTCGCGCCCTGGCAGCAGGTCCTGCAAAAGCTCGGGTTCAAGTTCAGCAACGGCCAGCTCACCAGCATCCTGCCCGGGAGCAGCGGCCAGGGATCCAACCTCGGTTTCGGCAACAGCGGCGCCCAGAACGTCGGGGCCGGCAACTCCGGTAACAACAACCTGGGGTGGGGCAACCTCGGCAACGGCAACATCGGCTTCGGCAACAGCGGTAACAACGACTTCGGCATCGGGCTGACCGGCAACAACCAGTTCGGCTTCGGCGGCTTCAACTCGGGGACCGGGAACATCGGCCTGTTCAACTCGGGCAACAACAACATCGGTTTCTTCAACTCGGGCAACGGAAACTTCGGCATCGGGAACGCGGGTTCCTTCAACACCGGCTTCGCCAACTCCGGCAGCATGAACATGGGCTTGTTCAATAACGGCGCCGCCAACACGGGCTTCTTCCAGGACAACTCCCTGGGCGCCCAGTCGGGCGCCGGCGCCGGGATGCTCGGATCCGGCCGCTACATCACCGGCGGTCTGGGCGCGGCCAACCTGGGCTCCGGCCTGCTCAGCTCGGCCGCGGCCAACACCGGCGGGCTGAGCGCGAGCCTGGGCAACGCGGCCTTGCTCAACCCGCCCGCGGCCAACGCCGCCTTCGCCGCACCGGTGGGCCAGCCCGCCGCGATCGCGGGCGGTGTCGAATCGCTCGGCCCGAACGCCGCCGCCGTCACCGCCGCCGGCGGTCCCACGCCCACCGTGGGCGTGCGGACCGCGGCCGCCGCTCTCACGGGTGTCTTCACGCCCACCACCGGCGACTCCGGGGTGCGCAGCAACCCGCCCGTTCGCGAGCCGGGCATCCCCAACTCGGGCTTCTTCGGCAAGGCCGACCGCACCCCGACGGGTCCCAACACGGGTATCAGGGAGCTGACCCTGCTGCCGACCCCGTCCGAGTAG
- a CDS encoding pyridoxamine 5'-phosphate oxidase family protein, with the protein MRTKKKVDLQRLAAALTDYPYAYLITVDDGYRVHTVTVVPTLRGGTLDVGPIGGHTRENLVRRGDVTLLWPPTEPGGYSLIVDGHAQAAGPDSASLGVVPDRALLHRDAAPDSPEAARGCLHDCVVFSLPA; encoded by the coding sequence ATGCGGACGAAGAAGAAGGTAGACCTGCAGCGGCTCGCCGCCGCTCTCACCGACTACCCGTACGCGTATCTGATCACCGTCGACGACGGCTATCGCGTGCACACCGTGACGGTTGTGCCCACGCTGCGCGGGGGGACTCTCGACGTCGGCCCCATCGGCGGTCACACCCGCGAAAACCTCGTCCGGCGCGGCGACGTCACCCTGCTGTGGCCCCCCACCGAGCCGGGCGGCTACTCGCTCATCGTCGACGGGCACGCGCAGGCCGCGGGACCCGATTCCGCGTCCCTGGGCGTCGTGCCCGACCGCGCGCTGCTGCACCGCGACGCCGCCCCCGACTCACCCGAGGCGGCCAGGGGCTGTCTGCACGACTGCGTCGTGTTCTCGCTGCCGGCCTAG
- a CDS encoding SDR family NAD(P)-dependent oxidoreductase, whose translation MALPVPAPTSTAVVTGASSGIGADIARELAARGHGLTLIARREDRLRELADELARGGSHVEVIACDVADPAARADLLDEVGRRGLTADILVNNAGIGTIGAVTKTPVADEIAQVRVNVEAVIDLTTRAVQQMVPRGRGAILNVGSTAGFHPFPGQAGYSATKAFVKAYTEAVRAELAGTGVTVALLCPGPVRTEFLENAGMDERTFADAFPKFMWMPSCEVARIGVDALEHDRGTVIAGLPSQLSTRLFQFMPRRVLLPLLKNQHPGLKRDLRRDGSALPTSPPTATRCASCSYAAAIAR comes from the coding sequence GTGGCCCTTCCTGTTCCCGCACCCACCAGCACCGCCGTCGTGACCGGGGCGTCCTCGGGCATCGGCGCCGACATCGCCCGCGAACTGGCCGCGCGCGGCCACGGCCTCACCCTCATCGCCCGCCGCGAAGACCGGCTGCGAGAACTGGCCGACGAACTGGCCAGGGGCGGCTCGCACGTCGAGGTGATCGCCTGCGACGTCGCGGATCCCGCCGCCCGCGCCGACCTCCTCGACGAGGTCGGCCGGCGCGGGCTGACCGCCGACATCCTGGTCAACAACGCCGGCATCGGCACCATCGGGGCGGTGACGAAAACGCCCGTCGCCGACGAGATCGCGCAGGTGCGGGTCAACGTCGAGGCCGTCATCGACCTGACCACCCGCGCGGTCCAGCAGATGGTGCCCCGCGGACGCGGCGCGATCCTCAACGTCGGATCCACCGCGGGTTTCCACCCCTTTCCCGGGCAGGCCGGCTACTCCGCCACCAAGGCGTTCGTCAAGGCCTACACCGAAGCAGTGCGCGCCGAGCTCGCGGGTACCGGTGTCACCGTCGCACTGCTGTGCCCGGGGCCGGTGCGCACCGAGTTCCTCGAGAACGCCGGCATGGACGAACGCACCTTCGCCGACGCGTTCCCGAAGTTCATGTGGATGCCGTCGTGCGAGGTGGCGCGCATCGGCGTCGATGCGCTCGAACACGACCGCGGCACCGTGATCGCCGGGCTGCCCAGCCAGCTGTCCACCCGCCTGTTCCAGTTCATGCCGCGACGGGTCCTGTTGCCGCTGTTGAAAAACCAGCACCCGGGCCTGAAAAGGGACCTGCGCCGGGACGGGTCAGCGCTTCCCACCTCGCCTCCGACCGCGACCCGGTGCGCTTCATGCTCGTACGCTGCCGCGATCGCGCGCTAG
- the groL gene encoding chaperonin GroEL (60 kDa chaperone family; promotes refolding of misfolded polypeptides especially under stressful conditions; forms two stacked rings of heptamers to form a barrel-shaped 14mer; ends can be capped by GroES; misfolded proteins enter the barrel where they are refolded when GroES binds), producing the protein MAKTIAYDEEARRGLERGLNALADAVKVTLGPKGRNVVLEKKWGAPTITNDGVSIAKEIELEDPYEKIGAELVKEVAKKTDDVAGDGTTTATVLAQALVKEGLRNVAAGANPLSLKRGIEKAVEKVTETLLKQAKEVETKEQIAATAAISAGDQSIGDLIAEAMDKVGNEGVITVEESNTFGLQLELTEGMRFDKGYISGYFVTDAERQEAVLEDPYILLVSSKVSTVKDLLPLLEKVIQAGKPLLIIAEDVEGEALSTLVVNKIRGTFKSVAVKAPGFGDRRKAMLQDMAILTGGQVISEEVGLSLESADVALLGKARKVVVTKDETTIVEGAGDTDAIAGRVAQIRSEIENSDSDYDREKLQERLAKLAGGVAVIKAGAATEVELKERKHRIEDAVRNAKAAVEEGIVAGGGVALLHAAPALDELKLDGDEATGVNIVRVALEAPLKQIAFNGGLEPGVVAEKVRNSPAGTGLNAATGEYEDLLKAGVADPVKVTRSALQNAASIAALFLTTEAVVADKPEKAAAPAGDPTGGMGGMDF; encoded by the coding sequence ATGGCCAAGACAATTGCGTACGACGAAGAGGCCCGTCGCGGCCTCGAGCGCGGGCTCAACGCCCTCGCCGACGCGGTAAAGGTGACGTTGGGTCCCAAGGGCCGCAACGTCGTCCTCGAGAAGAAGTGGGGTGCCCCCACGATCACCAACGACGGTGTGTCCATCGCCAAGGAGATCGAGCTGGAGGACCCGTACGAGAAGATCGGCGCCGAGCTGGTCAAGGAGGTCGCCAAGAAGACCGACGACGTCGCCGGTGACGGCACGACGACGGCGACCGTGCTGGCCCAGGCGCTGGTCAAGGAGGGCCTGCGCAACGTTGCGGCCGGCGCCAACCCGCTGAGCCTCAAGCGCGGCATCGAGAAGGCCGTCGAGAAGGTCACCGAGACCCTGCTCAAGCAGGCCAAGGAAGTCGAGACCAAGGAGCAGATCGCTGCCACCGCGGCCATCTCCGCCGGCGACCAGTCGATCGGCGACCTGATCGCCGAGGCGATGGACAAGGTCGGCAACGAGGGCGTCATCACCGTCGAGGAGTCCAACACCTTCGGCCTGCAGCTCGAGCTCACCGAGGGCATGCGGTTCGACAAGGGCTACATCTCGGGCTACTTCGTCACCGACGCCGAGCGCCAGGAAGCGGTCCTCGAGGACCCCTACATCCTGCTGGTCAGCTCCAAGGTGTCGACGGTCAAGGACCTGCTCCCGCTGCTGGAGAAGGTCATCCAGGCCGGCAAGCCGCTGCTGATCATCGCCGAGGACGTCGAGGGCGAGGCGCTTTCCACCCTGGTCGTCAACAAGATCCGTGGCACCTTCAAGTCGGTGGCGGTCAAGGCCCCCGGCTTCGGTGACCGCCGCAAGGCGATGCTGCAGGACATGGCGATCCTCACCGGTGGTCAGGTGATCAGCGAGGAGGTCGGCCTGTCGCTGGAGAGCGCCGACGTGGCGCTGCTCGGCAAGGCCCGCAAGGTCGTCGTCACCAAGGACGAGACCACCATCGTCGAGGGCGCCGGTGACACCGACGCCATCGCCGGGCGGGTGGCCCAGATCCGCAGCGAGATCGAGAACAGCGACTCCGACTACGACCGCGAGAAGCTGCAGGAGCGCCTGGCCAAGCTGGCCGGCGGTGTTGCGGTGATCAAGGCCGGCGCCGCCACCGAGGTGGAGCTCAAGGAGCGCAAGCACCGCATCGAGGACGCGGTCCGCAACGCCAAGGCGGCCGTCGAGGAGGGCATCGTCGCCGGTGGTGGCGTGGCCCTGCTGCACGCGGCCCCGGCGCTGGACGAGCTCAAGCTCGACGGGGACGAGGCGACCGGCGTCAACATCGTGCGGGTGGCGCTCGAGGCTCCGCTGAAGCAGATCGCCTTCAACGGCGGCCTAGAGCCCGGCGTGGTGGCCGAGAAGGTTCGCAACTCGCCTGCCGGTACCGGCCTCAACGCCGCCACCGGTGAGTACGAGGACCTGCTCAAGGCCGGCGTGGCCGACCCGGTCAAGGTGACCCGTTCGGCGCTGCAGAACGCGGCGTCCATCGCGGCGCTGTTCCTGACGACCGAGGCCGTCGTCGCCGACAAGCCGGAGAAGGCGGCCGCTCCGGCGGGCGACCCGACCGGCGGCATGGGTGGCATGGACTTCTGA
- a CDS encoding M24 family metallopeptidase has product MNPVADERVRARRLLDAQGRAEQLFDEIERRAMIRPGVGERELSDEIQELAADMLGVTQHWHRRIVRAGENTLQPFSERPPDRVIADGDIVFLGLGPVFAEWEADFGRTFVLSDDPHKTALRDALPRVWEAGREYFAHRPDVTGAELFDFVVGVTHAEGFQFGSSIAGHLVGEFPHRKIAGPGVQWYIMPGSDKPMRRADPRGRRCHWILEVHLVDPARGFGGFHEQLLDLP; this is encoded by the coding sequence ATGAACCCCGTCGCCGACGAACGAGTCCGCGCGCGGCGGCTGCTCGACGCCCAGGGCAGGGCGGAGCAGCTGTTCGACGAGATCGAACGGCGCGCCATGATCCGGCCCGGCGTGGGGGAGCGGGAGCTGTCCGACGAGATTCAGGAGCTGGCCGCCGACATGCTCGGCGTGACGCAGCACTGGCACCGGCGGATCGTGCGCGCCGGCGAGAACACCCTGCAGCCGTTCTCGGAGCGCCCGCCGGACCGGGTGATCGCCGACGGCGACATCGTCTTCCTGGGCCTGGGGCCGGTCTTCGCGGAGTGGGAGGCCGACTTCGGCCGCACCTTCGTGCTGAGCGACGACCCGCACAAGACGGCCCTGCGCGACGCGCTGCCCCGGGTGTGGGAGGCCGGCCGGGAGTATTTCGCTCACCGCCCCGACGTCACCGGGGCCGAGCTGTTCGACTTCGTCGTCGGGGTGACCCACGCCGAGGGCTTCCAGTTCGGCAGTTCGATCGCCGGGCACCTGGTCGGGGAGTTCCCGCACCGCAAGATCGCCGGGCCGGGCGTGCAGTGGTACATCATGCCCGGGTCGGACAAGCCGATGCGGCGCGCGGACCCGCGCGGTCGGCGCTGTCACTGGATTCTCGAGGTCCATCTGGTCGATCCCGCCCGCGGCTTCGGTGGTTTCCATGAGCAGCTGCTCGACCTGCCCTGA
- a CDS encoding cupin domain-containing protein, whose protein sequence is MSLVVPSYPPPRYTADEPEVSAWLKRADSPPDCETGGVRYHYLADHRATDGDYGLYRVDLPPAGGGPGPHFHRAMSEAFFVLSGTMKLYDGARWADGQAGDFLYVPPGGVHGFRNEADAPASILMLFAPGAPREAYFEGFGALADMTDDERREWFVRHDNHWV, encoded by the coding sequence ATGTCCCTGGTCGTGCCGTCGTATCCGCCGCCCCGCTACACCGCCGACGAGCCGGAGGTCAGCGCCTGGCTCAAGCGGGCCGACTCGCCCCCGGACTGCGAAACCGGCGGCGTGAGATACCACTACCTGGCCGACCACCGGGCCACCGATGGCGACTACGGCCTGTACCGGGTCGACCTGCCGCCGGCCGGCGGCGGGCCTGGGCCGCATTTCCACCGGGCCATGTCCGAGGCGTTCTTCGTGCTGTCCGGAACGATGAAGCTCTACGACGGCGCCCGCTGGGCCGACGGGCAGGCGGGCGACTTCCTCTACGTCCCGCCCGGCGGCGTCCACGGCTTCCGCAACGAGGCCGACGCGCCGGCGTCGATCCTGATGCTGTTCGCCCCGGGCGCGCCGCGCGAGGCCTACTTCGAGGGATTCGGCGCGCTGGCCGACATGACCGACGACGAACGCAGGGAGTGGTTCGTCCGCCACGACAACCACTGGGTGTGA
- a CDS encoding NAD(P)/FAD-dependent oxidoreductase, with translation MDVRAQLSQLDTATREALARRIKSQRKRETAADNDVVILGGGVAALTLALEIRRERPATRVLLIDPRVHPLPEITHTVGESTVEVSAHYFRDRLGLGEHLSTSHIRKMGLRMFFSHGANTDIAQRMELGSSSFVPQVTYQVDRGRLENELTRRCLSGGVEIARGRAHSVRFGSGTGPHVVSIQNGHATTATTGRWLVDASGRNRMLPRQLGLRRGNGHACNSAWLRVAAEIDVGRWSDDPAWRGRLVEGDRAMSTNHLMGEGYWVWLIRLASGATSVGIVADPAFHAFDDFNTLAKAKAWLGEHEPQCAAVLAAHEHLIMDFRVMKRYSHGAAKVFDGSERWCITGDSGIFLDPLYSSGMDLVAIGNGLITDMIVRDMDGEDVVARSQISDTLFRSLTDMWLAVYQDQYALMGKPTVMSAKIIWDVAFYWGFIGLLYTNGRFVGVADEPDFVPHLDGLIALSNRVQRFFREWAAIEGDLSPVPFVDLYSPLNFMVALHTAMMGPRADFAEQFDANARLLRQLAGQLVDTVLADKSPLFGDDAVMRQVQSWQVDSLLRELRATYRREQATHPISGGWVVTTSAALQPN, from the coding sequence GTGGACGTACGAGCCCAGCTCTCGCAGCTGGATACCGCAACACGGGAGGCGCTGGCGCGCAGGATCAAGAGCCAGCGTAAAAGAGAAACCGCCGCTGACAACGACGTGGTCATTCTGGGGGGCGGCGTTGCGGCACTCACCCTGGCGCTGGAGATTCGCCGCGAGCGCCCGGCAACGCGGGTTCTGCTCATCGATCCGAGAGTCCACCCGCTGCCCGAAATCACCCACACCGTCGGGGAATCGACCGTCGAGGTCTCGGCGCACTACTTTCGCGATCGCCTCGGTCTGGGCGAGCACCTGAGCACGTCGCACATCCGCAAGATGGGTCTGAGGATGTTTTTCTCCCACGGAGCAAACACCGATATCGCCCAGAGAATGGAACTGGGAAGCTCGTCGTTCGTGCCGCAGGTGACCTACCAGGTCGATCGCGGACGCCTGGAAAACGAGCTCACCCGCCGCTGCCTGTCGGGCGGCGTGGAAATCGCTCGCGGCCGGGCGCACTCGGTGCGGTTCGGCTCGGGGACCGGTCCGCATGTGGTGTCGATCCAAAACGGTCACGCGACAACAGCCACGACCGGACGATGGCTGGTCGACGCGTCTGGCCGCAACCGGATGCTGCCCCGGCAACTCGGCCTCAGGCGGGGCAATGGCCACGCCTGCAATTCCGCGTGGTTGCGCGTGGCCGCCGAGATCGACGTCGGTCGATGGAGCGACGACCCGGCATGGCGGGGCCGCCTGGTCGAGGGCGACCGGGCGATGTCGACCAATCATCTGATGGGCGAGGGATATTGGGTGTGGCTCATCCGCCTGGCCTCGGGTGCCACGAGCGTCGGGATCGTCGCCGACCCCGCGTTTCACGCGTTCGACGATTTCAACACCCTCGCCAAGGCCAAGGCGTGGCTCGGCGAGCACGAGCCGCAGTGCGCGGCGGTCCTGGCGGCGCACGAGCACCTGATCATGGACTTCCGCGTCATGAAGAGATACAGCCATGGCGCGGCGAAGGTGTTCGACGGCTCCGAACGTTGGTGTATCACCGGCGATTCCGGGATATTTCTCGATCCGTTGTATTCGTCGGGGATGGATCTGGTCGCAATCGGCAACGGCCTGATCACCGACATGATCGTCCGGGACATGGACGGGGAGGATGTCGTCGCGCGGTCACAGATCAGCGACACCCTGTTCCGGTCCCTCACCGACATGTGGCTCGCCGTCTACCAGGATCAGTACGCATTGATGGGGAAGCCGACCGTGATGTCGGCGAAAATCATCTGGGACGTCGCGTTCTACTGGGGATTCATCGGCCTGCTCTACACGAACGGCCGGTTCGTCGGCGTCGCCGACGAACCCGACTTCGTTCCGCACCTCGACGGGCTCATCGCGCTCAGCAATCGGGTGCAGCGCTTCTTCCGGGAGTGGGCCGCAATCGAGGGCGACCTCTCGCCGGTGCCGTTCGTCGACCTGTACTCGCCACTGAACTTCATGGTCGCCCTGCACACCGCGATGATGGGACCCCGCGCGGACTTCGCCGAGCAGTTCGACGCGAACGCGCGCCTACTGCGACAACTCGCGGGCCAGCTTGTCGACACCGTGCTGGCGGACAAATCCCCGCTATTCGGCGACGACGCCGTCATGCGGCAGGTGCAATCGTGGCAAGTCGACTCGCTCCTGCGGGAACTCCGCGCGACCTATCGGCGCGAGCAGGCGACCCACCCGATCAGCGGCGGCTGGGTGGTCACCACCTCGGCCGCGCTGCAACCGAATTGA